One genomic segment of Hydrocarboniclastica marina includes these proteins:
- a CDS encoding ferredoxin--NADP reductase — translation MSNLNVEKVTSVHHWTDTLFSFTTSRDPALRFKNGHFVMIGLEDEGKPLLRAYSIASANYEDQLEFFSIKVQDGPLTSKLQNIKVGDEIFVSRKPTGTLIQDNLLPGRNLWLLSTGTGLAPFLSIIKDPEIYERFDKVILTHGVRTVGELAYQDMITELPENEFFGEMVKGKLLYYPTVTREEFRNQGRLTDLMESGKLMSDLGLPPFSLEDDRFMLCGSPSMLKDMTKILDAQGFTEARQGKLGHYVIERAFVER, via the coding sequence ATGTCTAACCTGAACGTCGAGAAAGTAACCAGTGTGCACCACTGGACGGACACCCTGTTCAGTTTCACCACCAGCCGGGATCCAGCTCTCCGGTTCAAAAACGGCCATTTCGTCATGATCGGGCTTGAGGACGAAGGCAAGCCGCTGCTGCGGGCGTACTCCATCGCCAGCGCCAACTACGAGGACCAGCTGGAGTTCTTCAGCATCAAGGTGCAGGACGGCCCATTGACCTCCAAGCTGCAGAACATCAAGGTCGGCGACGAGATTTTTGTCAGTCGCAAGCCTACCGGCACGCTGATCCAGGACAACCTCCTGCCTGGCCGTAACCTGTGGTTGCTCAGCACAGGCACTGGCCTCGCACCCTTCCTCAGCATCATCAAGGATCCTGAGATTTACGAGCGGTTCGACAAGGTCATCCTAACCCATGGTGTTCGCACGGTGGGTGAACTGGCCTATCAGGACATGATAACCGAGCTGCCCGAAAACGAGTTTTTTGGCGAAATGGTCAAAGGCAAGTTGTTGTATTACCCGACGGTCACCCGCGAAGAGTTCCGCAACCAGGGCCGCCTAACCGACCTGATGGAAAGCGGAAAGCTGATGTCCGACCTGGGCTTGCCGCCTTTCAGCCTGGAGGATGACCGTTTCATGCTCTGTGGCAGTCCCAGCATGCTCAAGGACATGACCAAGATCCTCGACGCCCAGGGCTTCACTGAAGCACGTCAGGGCAAGCTGGGCCACTACGTTATTGAACGGGCTTTCGTGGAGCGGTGA